TCGCACATGGTGACGCTGTTTGGGCTGACCTTAATCTGTGCCGGGTTCTCCGTCGGCTTCGGTGTCGCCATGAGCCAGGCGCTGGGGCCGTTCTCGTTGCGCGCGGGCGTTGCCAGCTCGGCGTTAGGTATTGCACAGGTTTGCGGTTCCTCGCTGTGGATTTGGCTGGCGGCGGTGCTCGGTCTTGATGCGCTGAATATGCTGATCGGGATTCTGATTGGCTGTAGCATAGTGAGTATCATGCTGATTATCACTGTTGCACCTAACCGGTCCGCGCCAACTCATGAAGAAATCCCTCAGCAGTCTCGATCTTAATTTATTGCTCTGCCTGCAGCTGTTAATGCAGGAACGCAGCGTCACCAAAACCGCCAAACGGATGAACGTCACGCCGTCGGCGGTGAGTAAGTCATTGTCGAAGTTGAGGACCTGGTTTGACGATCCGCTGTTTGTAAACACCCCACTGGGACTAACGCCAACGCCGCTGATGGTCAGCATGGAACAGAACCTGGCAGAGTGGATGCAAATGAGCAACCAGTTGCTGGATAAGCCACACCATGAAGCGCCGCGCGGGCTAAAGTTTGATCTGGTAGCCGAAACGCCGCTGGTGATGATCATGTTCAACGCGCTTTCCCGGCAGATTTATCAACGCTATCCTCAGGCGACGATCAAAATACGCAACTGGGACTATGATTCGCTGGATGCGATTATTCGCGGCGAAGTGGATATCGGCTTTACCGGGCGCGAAAGCCATCCGCGCTCGCGTGAACTATTAAGTTTGCTGCCGCTGTCGATCGACCATGAAGTGCTGTTTTCCGATCTCCCTTGCGTCTGGCTACGTGAAGATCACCCGGCATTACAGGAAGA
The Citrobacter arsenatis DNA segment above includes these coding regions:
- the yidZ gene encoding HTH-type transcriptional regulator YidZ, whose translation is MKKSLSSLDLNLLLCLQLLMQERSVTKTAKRMNVTPSAVSKSLSKLRTWFDDPLFVNTPLGLTPTPLMVSMEQNLAEWMQMSNQLLDKPHHEAPRGLKFDLVAETPLVMIMFNALSRQIYQRYPQATIKIRNWDYDSLDAIIRGEVDIGFTGRESHPRSRELLSLLPLSIDHEVLFSDLPCVWLREDHPALQEEWNLDTFLRYPHISISWEQSDTWALDEVLQEMGRARNIALCLPGFEQSLFMAAQPDHSLIATAPVYCQRYNQLHQLPLVARPMPFDAAQLEKMRVPFTLLWHKRNSHNPKIVWLKDTIKALYRDMS